The genomic interval GCCGCCATCCACGCCGAGCAGCCTGGCCAGAGCGCCGCGGATCGCATCGCGCCCCTCCACGGGCGGGGCATCAGGCAGCAACTGGACAGCCCGTTGGTGATAGAGTTGCGCTACGGTATCCCAATCCCCGGCGAGCGCACGCTCCACATAGGCCTCGGGGATCGTCGCGATCTGCTGCCGTATCTCAACCCGGAACGCTTCCGCCGGCACAGCCCGAAAAGGCGTCTTCTGCTGGCGCCGACCGTGCTGGGGTTTGGAAGGCCGCAAGAAAGTTCCTCTGCATCATCATTCTCCTTGGAAGGGTTCGCAGCGCCGGCCGCCCCAGTCTGTCGTCGGGGTGGAAGGCCTGCGGGGCTGTTGGTTCGTGGAGGCCGGCAACCTTAAGGAGCACCGTGTCTGGACGGGGGTGCCAGAGGAATACAGCACCCGGCTGAATCGTGAACTCTACGACCAGCATGTGCGAGGCGTCCTAGATCTCGATCTTCTACGGCGCCAGCCCCTCGCGGTCCTGCGTGATGTGTATGAGGCGGTCTCAGCGCCGGGTCCCCACAATGATCCAGTAGTCGCGGGGCACGCAGATGCCGAGCTCGGTGCCGAAGCCGTCGTGGAAGGCGATCCAGTCCTGCTGGAGCGCCTTGAGCTGGCCGGCGTCCAGCTTGCCCGCCAGGGTGTGAAGGGGACCGTAACCCTTGAGAAAGGTCTCCCAGGCGGCTTTACCATTCGGCTCCCGATAGAAGGAGGTGCCGCGCTCGAACTTCAGGTCGAAGGCTTCGCCCAGCAGTTCATTCACGCGCTCCGGTTTGCCCCAATCAAAGGGCGAGGGTGGCGGCGATCCCGTGGGGGCGGGCATGTAGCCCTTCATGATCTTGAACATCTCGAAGACGTTTCCGTCGGGCGTCCAGGTGGCCAGCGCTAGTCGGCCGCCGGGCCGGCAGACCCGCGACAGCTCGGCGACGGCGTCCTCCGGCCGCTGCACGAACATGACACCGAAGGTCGAGATGACCGCGTCGAAGGAGGCGTCCCGATAAGGCAACGCCTCGGCA from Fodinicurvata sediminis DSM 21159 carries:
- a CDS encoding YybH family protein — encoded protein: MRPSKPQHGRRQQKTPFRAVPAEAFRVEIRQQIATIPEAYVERALAGDWDTVAQLYHQRAVQLLPDAPPVEGRDAIRGALARLLGVDGGVRLTGFSVEIQGAEMLGEAVYVQAS
- a CDS encoding class I SAM-dependent methyltransferase, yielding MTTATEHPDSIIRSHNETPSATWSSAGRTYDEISRGILDAIEHCINRFAPTTSERILDVATGTGWTARRLAERGFDVTGVDFAPDMLSTAQEIAAARNLDIPFDHGDAEALPYRDASFDAVISTFGVMFVQRPEDAVAELSRVCRPGGRLALATWTPDGNVFEMFKIMKGYMPAPTGSPPPSPFDWGKPERVNELLGEAFDLKFERGTSFYREPNGKAAWETFLKGYGPLHTLAGKLDAGQLKALQQDWIAFHDGFGTELGICVPRDYWIIVGTRR